In the Candidatus Bathyarchaeia archaeon genome, CTATGACTATGTATATCACTGATGCCCCTTGAACTGCTCCGAACACTGAAGCGGTTACTGTAACTGTCCATGTATTAGATGTTGCTGTTGCAAGTAAAGAATCTTCGGTGTCTTCGACAGTTGCATGTATATTAAATGTTCCAGCTTCGGTTGGATTATATACGAAATTTGCTGAGGTTGCACCAGCCAAGTGATCACCATTTAAATACCATTGGTAGCCGTATGAGTTTGTTCCACCGCTTGCTGAAGCTGTGAATTGAACTTCTTGGTTTACGTCACATGATGTTGTTGAACCGCTAATTTGTAGCTGAAGTGGAGGATTTATAGTTAAAGCTGCAACATTAGATGTTGTAGTGTATTGCCCAGAAGAGCCTACTACAGAATATACTCTGAAATCATATGTTGCTGGGCTTAGACCAGTTACAGTATAAGTATTCTGGGAAGAATCAGTAACTGTTGTTAATGTAGACCATGAACCCCCGTTTGTACTCATTTGTATGACATAGCTTCTAAAAGGCACTAAAGAAGAGTAGCTGTTATAATCACTCCACTGCAGGCTTGCTGTTGTTGATGTTTTGGAAGTAATTGTTATTGCTGGAATCGATGCCGTTACTACTTGTAATGTGTTTGACTGCGCTGTGCTTGAGCTTATTATTTCTGAAGCTGAGTCTTCTACAATAAAATAGTAACTTGTACTTGGACTTAGACTATCAACAGCAAAGTTCGTTGTGCTTTGGTCGGTTATGGTTGCAACGGTATTGAACGGGCCGTTCACCGATGTTGAGTATTTTACGGTATAGCTTTTGAATAGCCAATCATCAGATTTAGTCCATGATAAGGTCACTGTTGTCTCGGTTTGTGCTGGCGAAGACAATTTAGGACTGAATGCACCGTATGCAGGTTTCGTCGCGTAAATCAAGCTTAGAATTAAGAGCAACGTTATAGCGAAAAAAATACAATTTTGTGCTCTCACAGTTTTCATTTCTCCAAATTTTAACCACTAGTTATCTCTTTATGACTCAATGTGCATTTAAGATTTTAGAATTATTTAACATCTCAAGAGAGCCAATCTATTGGGCGTTCTCGATTTTATCGAAGGGTTTATTGTTTGCATTATACATTTTATTAACTGACTTCGTATGGCTGAAAAAACATTATCCATCCTACGAGCCGTGGGAAACCCCAACAAAGCCAAAATAATAGCCCACCTAGCCAAAAACAGGGGCGAAACCGCAGAAGACATAGGCAAACATCTCGGCTACCCGTTGCCAACCGTCTACAAATATTTACGGGAACTTGAAGAGGCACAGATTATCGAAAGCGAAGTTAAAGGCAATACCCGAATTTACTCCGCTGGAGACTTCAAACTTGAGGTGTCACCCAAAACGTTGGCAGAAGCGTTTGCAGAGCAAACTTTTGAAGATGCCTACAAAGGCAAGTTTGGCGGTGAAGGCATAAAAAGACTAAAGGAAGCCATCAAAAAAGTGAAAGCAGGCAAGCTAACGTTCAGGCAGGCAGCATCTACTTTAGGAATTTCCTACTTTGAATTTGTAATGCTCATGGAAGAAAATGGCGCGCTCCATGCCTAAACGCATAGTTATTGACTCCTCAGTTATCATCGCTTTAAACAGTGAAGGAAAGTTAGAGAGTCAGTTGGGTCAGTGGGTAAAAGAAGGGTACGAATCGGTTATTCCAAGAGCTGTAGCAGAAGAAGTTATTGATGAACCGTTACGTTGGGCTAAAAAAATCAGAGGAAAAATACCAGCCATAGCAGAGAAGATAGACGCATCAGTTAACAAAATAGAAAACGCCATTGAACACGGGTTGATAAAACAGGAAAAGGTCAACTACAGAAAATACTCCAAGGTAATGGATAACGTTAGACGACATCTAAGTTCATTTGAAGCCAAGCCCGAACACGCAATAAAAAAGGGTGACCCCGAATTGATTGCATTAGTCATTCAACTGTTCGAGGAAAAACAAGAAAAAGTATTTGCTTCCACTTTTGATAAGGGCTTACTGAAGGCGCTTAAACCATTTAGCGACAAAGTTGAATATGAAGTTATGAAAATCTAACGCGGCGCAACATCGTTTAGCACGTGAGCAGAACTTTGATTGGGTTTTGTGTGTGGTCGTTTGCGGTCGCTATTGCCTTCTCGAAGTCCTCCAGCTTAAACTTATGTGTTACGAGACTTGCCAAGTCCACTTTTTTGTGGGCAACCAGATTCACTGCTGTGGGGTACTCGGTTGCGGAGATGTAGGTTGAGAAGAAGCATGCTTCGTCTGCGTCGCCTAAGTTGAGGTAGCCTTCAAACTCGCCCACCAACGCTACCCGCCCCGCTTTGCGTACAAGGAAAGGCGTTTGCTCCACTGTTTTTTGGGTGCCCGCCGATTCCACAACCACATCCGAGCCGCGCTCTGTAATCTGTTTAACCCGCGCAACAACGTTCTCTTCTGCGGCGTTTATGGTGTAGTCGGCGCCCAGCTTCTTGGAAAGCTCTAAACGGTAGGCTTCTTTGTCTACGGCTATGGTGCGGCATCCTTTAAGCTTGGCAACCTGCATCATAAGCAAGCCGATGGGTCCCTGCCCGATGATGGTAGCGAAGTCGTCAGCGTCCGGCTTTAGCATGTTGAGCGTGTGCAAGGCAAGCGCAACGGGCTCCATCATGGCGGCTTCATCGTCGCTGACGCTGTCAGGCAGCGGAATCAGGTTGCGTTCCCGAATGGCTACGGTTTCGGCGAAGAATCCGCCTTTGGTTAACCCAAAATACAAAACCCGCTCACACAGCGACGGCTGCCCCCGCATGCAGTAGAAGCATTTACCGCAGTTAGTCACTGGCGAGAGGACCACGCGCTCCCCCGTGTCGTCTCGGATGCCCCACGCGTCGTGCCCGATGATGCGTCCGCGTTTGATTTTCCAGTCGCCGCGGTACAGGTGCAGGTCGGTTCCGCAGATGCTGCCTGCCCTAAAGTGGACTAGAACTTTTTTGCGCTTCACTTGCGGCTCAGGGACCTGTTCAACTTTGATGTTTTTGGGACCATGATAAACAACGGCTTTCAAAACAACCACCAGTTAACCTTTCGCCGCGGAAACTATTAAACTTGCCCAGCCAGCAGCCAGCAAGTGTAGGCGGAGTGCAGCAACATAGCCTTAAAGCCTTTCAGGAGAGAGGGTTTCTGAACGTTTGGTGTTGGAGGTGATTGTTTGGAAAAGAAAAGCATGCCTAAACCGGTCAAAACCAAGGAAGGCAAATATCAGTGCCCTGAAGACCAAGAGGTGTACAACACCCAAGAAGAGTACGAGAAGCACTGCGAAGAAGAGCACATGAAAAAGTAACAGCCTCAAACAGGGGCTTTTCAGAATTTTTAACCCTTTTTACGCCGCCCTACGTTGGAGTCTGTTTGTTTGTGGTTGCGTTAAGTGTATAACTTGGCAACGCATAATGGCTTGTGCTGATACTTATGGGCACGCAGGAAGTTACCGCAGAGAAGCTTTGGCAAATTTTAGTGGAAACGGTGCAGGCAAACGTTATGTACCCCACGCATAAGGCGTACACGCGGGATGTGATTTTAAAGGAGCAGCCAGACATCTCCGCCGACGATTTAGCTTTAAAGTTGAACATGCCGTTGGGAGAAGCCATGGTTATCTTGCAGGAGCTGCAGGGAAAAAACCCGATCTGAACAGAAAGCCTCATATGGGCAACTCAATATTGCTGACACAGCAAATTTGAACAAATCGTTAAATTGCAATCATTACACGATATGTTTAAATATGCATGACGCAATCTGAGCTTCCTAAAGTGATTATAATGAATAATACAGGCAAAATTATTGTAGCAGCCTTGATTGTGATAATCGTCGCAGCAGCAGGCTCCTACGCTTACGTCAGCATGCAACCTGCAGAATCACCCTCACCTTCGCCTTCTCCAACAGCAACCGCAACCCCCACCCCAACCTCAACCCCAACACCAACAGCAACAGCCACACCAACCGTTGCCCCCACGCCAACCGCGACGCCAACCACAGCCCCAACCCAAACACCCACAACTGCACCAACAGCAACTCCGACGCCCACATCAACACCTACAACAGCACCAACCCCGACCCCAACTGTAGCCCCCACCGCAACGCCAACGCCAACAGCTACGCCGACACCAACAGCAACTCCAACAGTTGCCCCCACACCTACACCTTCCCCAGTAACCTTAACAGTCTCCTCAACCACAAGCCTCCACGACACAGGACTTGAAGACGTCGGACCAGACTCCATAAAGGCGGCCTTTGAAGCCCAATACCCATGGATTACCGTCAACTTCTTGGCTCAAGGCACAGGCGCAGCCATCCAAACCGCCATGAGAGGTGACGCCGACATGATAATGGTCCACTCCCCCTCACAAGAAGAAGCCTTCTTAGAAGGCGACTATGGAGTGAACCGCAAAATCATTGCTTACAACTTCTTTGTCATTGTTGGTCCAGCAGATGACCCCGCCAACATCAGAGGCATGGCGCCCGCAGACGCCCTCAAACAAGTGTACACATTAGCCCAAAACAACACACCAGGAGTCATCTGGGTATCCCGAAATGACAGTTCAGGAACATACACCAAAGAGAAGAGTCTCTGGACATCTGCAGGGTTGGACATAAACACCGTCAGCCAAGACCCAGACTGGTATAAATCAACCGGCAGCGGCATGGGACAAACCTTGCTGATAGCTAACGAATTCAACGGATACACCCTCTCCGACACAGGCACATACCTCTCTTACTACAGCCAAGGCAACATTCAACTCGACACAATCGTTGACGCCCAAAAAGACCTGCTTAATGTCTACAGCGTAATAGCCGACAACCCGCTCAACGAGAACTTAACCAACACAAACTTTGACGCATCCATGCTGTTCATAGAATTCATTGTCTCTGATGCAGGTCAAGAAATCATCGCAAACTACGGCGTAGCAGACTACGGCAAACCACTATTCAACTCCTTCCTGCCCTTAGTCAACGGACAAGCCCCTAACGCCACACTACTGGGCTGGATAGAGAACTATGCGTACATCCCACCCAATGTAACTGAATGCCCCGCTGAATACCGATACAACGCCACTGACCTATACTCAATGCCCTACGACGCGCTTCCAAGCCCCAGCCCCATAGTAGTTCAACCCGCAGCAAACGTTGTCGACGACTTGTACCCACAGCCAATGGTCACCGCCTACGCGCCAGTAGCCACGCAACCAGAGCAGCCTTAAACAGAGCAATCTTGTTTCGAGGCGGAATTTCAAAAGACTCAAAAACCCCCTCCCCCATTTCTTTGTGACTGTGATGCCCGATATTATCCTTCAAGCATTTCAGAGAGCCTTGGAACTAATTTTAAGCGGAAACCCCGAGTTTTACGCAACCGTCTACCGAACAATCTACGTTTCGGGGGCAGGCACACTGCTGGCATGTGTGTGGAGCATCCCTATCGCGGTTATTTTAGGGCTGTACTCGTTTAGGGGAAAATGGGTAATCAAGGGCTTATTTAACGCCTTGATAGGCATACCCACCGTGGCTTTGGGATTGCTGCTTTACTTGCTCCTCTCCAGACAGGGCGCATTTGGCTTCATGCACTTGCTTTTCACAGTCAACGGAGTTATGATTGGTCAGGCCATACTGGTCACCCCAATAATTGTCAGCTTTGTCGCCAACGCATTAAGCACCTCCGACGCCCAAGTTCGAGACTTAGCTCGAACCCTTGGCGCCTCAAACTTGCAAACAAACTTGACAATTATGCGGGAAACAATCTGGTCCATGGCGCTTGCCATTGTAGCCGCCTTTAACCGAGGCTTTGGAGAACTCGGAATCGCCACCATTGTAGGCGGAAGCATACTGGGCCAAACCCGCGTTTTAACCACCGCCATCGCCCTCGAAATAAACTATGGCGCCTTTGACGTAGCCATGGCATACGCAATAATTCTCATGACAATCGTGATTTCATTAACGTTAACGCTTAACTTGATTGAGAAACTGCGGCAACAAGAGAGCATCTGGAACAAAAATAGATTAGCCATATGGAGACACTGGGGTCAATGAACGCTAACCTCCAACTTGAAAACGTAGAGAAAACATTCAACGACGTAAAAGCCTTAGACAAAGTAAGCCTCAGTATGAATGGCGGCAAAATCATCGTACTTATCGGCGTCAACGGCGCAGGCAAAACCACGTTGCTGCGGATTTTGGCAGGTTTAGAAAAAGCCAACAAAGGTAAATTATATTTTAATGGCACAAAAATCTCCGACGGAGAACTACGACACATCGCGACGTTAGTTTTCCAAAGAACAGCCATGCTAACCCGGTCAGTTTACTCGAATTTGGCGTACGGCCTGAAAATTAGGGGACAAAATGATGAAGCAATTAAAGATAAAATTGCTCAGGCACTACATACAGTTGGTTTGAAGAATTTCGAAAAACGCAAAGCCAAAAAAACCTCAGGCGGAGAGCAACAGCGAATTGCCTTGGCAAGGGCGTTTCTGTTGGAACCCAAAATTTTGCTGCTGGATGAGCCGACCGCGAACTTGGACCCGAACAGCGCCATGATTATCGAACGCGCCATCATAAACAGCAAAAAAGATGACACCATCATCATAATGGCGACTCATAATCTAAGTCAAGCGCGACGGTTAGGGGATGAGGTTATTCATATTCATGGGGGGAAAATTGTTGAGCGGGCAAACCCTGACGACTTCTTTGACCGCCCCCAGAGTGAAATCACCCGTAAATTCATAAATGGGGAACTTGAATTCTAACCGATATCGTGGCTAATCAGATTAGATTTATTAATGTTTTCCACGCATACCATAATGGATGCTCAACCACAAACATAAGCCCTTATGCAAAGTCTGGATTGAATGTGATGGAAAACCAGTGATAGGCAAGGGCGGAGCAGAGATTCTTCAAGGTATAACCACCGAAAAATCGCTCACCAAAGCCGCCGAAAAAGTCGGCATGTCCTACCGTTACGTTTGGAATTACATCCAGAAAATTGAGAAAGCCGTCGGCGAACCCATCGTCCAAACCCACAAGGGCGGAAAAACAGGCGGGGGCGGAGCAGAACTAACAGCGTTGGGTAAAAACTTGTTGGATGAGTATAAGCAGTTAGAGGGCTACCTTAACCAGATGCTCTCTAACGCCGATGATGGAGTGGAGGTGAAGAATTTGAAGATAAGTGCAAGAAACAGCCTAAAAGGAAAAGTCCTCTCCGTTGAAAAGGGCGTCATAACCGCTAAAGTCAAAGTTGAAATCGCCGTGCCCTCCACGATAACCTCAGTTATCACCAAAGAATCCGTGGAAGAGCTGGACATAAAAGAAGGCGACGAAGTCACCGTCATCATAAAGTCTACTGAAGTGATGATAGGAAAATAAAGTTTGGATTTTACTCCACTACGTAACGGTAAGCGATGTGCTCGCCGGCAGTGGAGCTTTTTCTAATGATTTTAAGAACATCGCCAGGTTTTGCCCCGATGGCTTTAACCGCAGGGTCAGTGGAGGTTATTTGGGGCATCTGGTAAGGCTTAACTTTCAAGTGCTCCAGCAGACGTTCACGTTCCTTCTTGGGAAGGATTTCGTGGCGGGGAACCAAAGCGTGCTCGAAAATGTCAAACACGGGGAAAGACTTCAGCAATAACTCTACTTTCTTTTTCTTTGCACCTGTCTTAACAGCGTGCGTGTAACGTCCTTCGGTGATAACGATGGCGCGGTCGATTTCTTTTTCTTTCATAATTTTGTAAAGTTGATTCATGGCTACGATGCCGACGGTGGCTTGGTCAAGAATGCACCAGATGAGGGCTTTTTCGTTGTCTTCGGGAATATCTACGGTGTAGCCGAAGGCACCTTCAAATTTTTCTTTGTCAAGCTGCTTGTATTTTCGTAGTTTAATTAGAACTTCTGCCTTGCGCTCTTCCACGGTTAGTGCTTTAACGCTCACACTGCAAACCTCAAATCTTAGAATACTTCCGAGTCTTAAACAAACCCTTAACCCTTAAACTTTATGGTGAAGAAAACAAAGAAGCCAAAACCCCTAAACCCGTCAGGTCAAGTTGTGACTAGCATTTGCCTACAACAACGGCTTCTATCGGAAAACAAGGGGTAAAACAAAACAAAAAGAAACAACTAAGGCAGAAAAATCGGGGTTGGACGGGTTAATGTGATTTTAGCCGTTTAATCAGCTGCTTGGTACGCTCCTCGTCACGCAGGTAATCCTCCAGCATCCCGCTTATCAACTCGTAAATTCGCAAGTCATTAAGCAAAGCCGTTTTGCGCAGTTCCCGATGCAAATCCTCGCGCACTTCCGCAACGACCCGTCGAGGCTTACCCAAACGTTCAACTCCGTTTCGCCGTTTTATAACGGCTTAGGCTATCAGTTTTTGCCCGCAAGATATACACGTAGTCTGCCAGCAAAGGCGCCTCCCTACCCAACTGCAGCGTCGTCTCCAGCGTCTGCGTCGCCGCATCCACATGATACTCCGCATTGAGAACCCGAAAATCCGCGTCCACCCCCTCCACAGGCAACACAACATGCACAGTGTCCCCCGCCAGAATAGGATAAGCCGCAAAGTCCAAAACGGCGCTTTTAAGGGTGAGGCTTTCGGCGGGGGTTTTCAGGTTAGCCAGCAACGCCGAAGCACGTCCAACGCATTCGTGGTCGCTCCAAAGTTCCTCGTTAACCTCCACCTTTTCGCGTAACCCAAAATTTTGTTGACTCGGGGCATCTTGGGCGATTGCAGTGTAACGTTTGCCTCCGAAAAACAAGCCGTCCACCCAAAACGCCCCCGTGCTGGGTTCATTAAACCAGCAGATAAGGCGCACCTGCAAAAGGTGCATCCAGTCAAAACCTGCATCCACTATCCATTGGTCTTGGTTTTGGGTGCCCACGCCGACCTGCAGTTGGAACCATTTGCCTGCCCCCACCGTCAACTCATGGGTTGCTACGCGTCCAACACTGTCAAAAAGCGTAAGGGAAACGTTGCCGTTGTAGGTGGCGTCGCGGTTAAGCCACAAATTCAAAACAGGATACGCTTCAGCGTCAACCATGCTGGCGGTTTCCAGCGAAAAGATGCATCCGCCGTAGCTTACGGTATCGGCGTACGTTTTGATGCTGCCTGCGCCCTTAGCTTTCACCGCCTCATCAAAGCTGACAACGCCCGAGGTGGCGTTCCACCACCCATCCAGCGAAGCGAGGCTTTCAGTCCAAGCGTCCTTGTCGTCGGGCACGCTTTTGTCTTGGGCGCCGTAAATTGTGATTTTGTTGCGCACGCGGCTTATGTCTTGGCTGTATTCGCTTTGCTCCACTTGTTCGGCGAGGCTTGTGGGGTTGGGTTTGGTTGAGCGGCTGAAAAACTCGAATTTGCCGTCGGGTGCCACACGGAAATCAAAGCCTATGACACCTTGTTTGTCGGCGCTTTCGGCGATGTACTTGAGGATGTCAAAGACCGGCGTGTCTTCGTAGCTCAGATTGGTGTAGGTGGTGTCGGTTGCTTCGACCAGTTCCACGCTGTCACGGACGTGGCTTAAGCCCACGTAGTAGTCCAGCAGGTTCTTGACGATGTCTTCGCCTTTTGTGTTAGTGTAGGTTTTGGTAACCACACGACGAAACAGCCGTTCACCCCAGCATCTGCCCGAAACATGCACGTAACTTGCCGAGGGCGTAGAGGTGTACTTGACGGTTTCCACGCGGCAAATCATCAACAGCGGGCAAACGGCACCCCTGCCCACGCTTATACTGCCGTCCAATCCAGCAGTAATAGGAGACATGCCTGTTGGGCTGTATTTGCCCTCGAAATTTGCCAAAACCACCTCAAAACTGCTGACTTCGGTAGTGCAGCCCAAATGCACCTGCAACTCAACCACGTCGCCCTGCGACGGCGCAACCGAACCAAACGCAATTGCCACACTTGGAGAGGTTACGCTCATGTTACTCGACTCCGCGTCGGTACAGTTCGGCTTCGCCTGCGCGTTGGATGCTGCGGGTGGCGGTGGGGGTTTGGGCGGCGGCGTCGTTGAAGTTTTGCACGCTGGCGGTGGCGTTGTTCATGCTGGTGGCAAAACTCATCATGGCAGCAGCAGCCGCAACAATCACCGCAATCCCTACCCCCGTCAAGGCAAGAAAGGTGGCAAAGCTTATGTTGAGGCTGTTTTGCACGGCGGCGGCAACCGAGGTAGCGGCGGCGTACACTTTCTGCGCGATAGCTACGCCTGCGCTGGACCGAACGAATATGCCAAGGGCTGTGACCATCATCATCGCCGAGTTAACAACGCGGGCTTGGGCGTCGTCTAAAATTCCGAATTGGTTGGCGATGTATCCGATGGCGGTTCCTGCAGCGCCGATGCCCGCCATTGCGGTGCCCAAGGTTTTAACGCGGGCGGCCAGGTTTTGGGCGTCGGTTTGGATGCGGCTAAATTCGTTGCTTGCCTGATTCACGGCGCGGATGGTGATGGCGATTTCGTTAAAGCTCAAAGACCTGCCCCCGTTTTGGCGGATTCTATGGCTTGACGTAGGGTGCGTTCTAATTCGGGAAGCCGCTTTTGAAGTGCTGGCTGAAGGAAGGGGCGTGCACGACGGCTGGAAGAGCCTAACTCGATGGCTGCCGCGTAGGGGGCGGTTGCGCCGACTTGGGCTTGCCACTCCTGCGTTCGGGCGTAGATGCTGGTTTTCAAGCGTCCCGTGCGCACAGGCACCAGCCGAACAGCTTCAGCTTTCACTGATTCTGCCCACGCCGCCAGTTTGCTCTGCAATTGAGTGAGGGTTTCTTGGTCGAAACGGCTGAGTGCCTGAGAGAATTCTTTGGCGCCTTGCACGCTGATTTGGATGTTAACGCTCATGTTTTTTGGTTTCCTCCTGGGTTTGGCGGTCTAACTCGTTAAGGATGACCGAGAATTGCTGGATGGTTTTGGCGGGTTGCTTTGCGAGTTGGGTTGGAGTCCATCCGAATTCTTTGCAGAGCCTGAAGTCCGTGACTGCGGGGTTGGGTTTTTGGCGTCGGATGGCTCGGATAAAAAAGCCGTTTCTTCCCGGTTGACAGCGCAAAGGTCGTTGACTTTCTTGGAGAACAACTCGCCCAGCGCGATTGGTACGCCATCTTCTTCGCCCAGCAGCCGCTCAAGTGACAACGGCTGGTTTTGGGGTTGCTGTTTTAAGCTTGCCCAGATGGTTTCAGCTTGAATGGCGATGAAGTCGCTGCTGACCACTTGCCCTGTGATGGGGTGATAGCGGGTGTGTTTTTGGATAATGCGGCTGCGTTTTGCCCACGTGATTTCTTGGAAAACGTATGTACCCGCATATTGGGCGCCGTATTCGGCTCCGAGGGTTAGGGTTGTTTGGTTCATGGCGGATCCTCTCAGGTTAGGGTGAAGGTTTTGGCGACAAACGCCGCTTTGAGGCTGACGAGCTCTTCAATACGGACAGGGGCAGAGGCGTTTTCCCATTTGCATCCACTAAACGTTGCTTTGTTGGCGCCGCCTAAGCCAAATTCAAGGCTGAACTCGGCGTCGTCGATGATGCCGTCAAATTCCTCTTTGCTCTCAAACTCAAACGTTACCTCGCCAGTCAGGTTGCGGTGCCGATGCGGCAAATACTTGAGCAGATGCCCGTTAGAGGCGCGGATAACGGGGACTTGTTTGAGGTTGTTTTCGATGCTGAATTTCCAGTCGGTAACGCGGTCTACTGTGGCGGCGTCTTTTTTGATGTAGCTCTCATAGAAGGGCACGGCTCCCGAGTAGTCTGTGTAGTTTGCGTCCGCAATTTTTGAGGTGCCCAGGGTGAGGTTCTGAGCCAGCAGTTCCGCGTCAGCTTTCACCACGTCTTCAACGCTGCAGGCGACTTGGAGTTTTTGGAATTTGCATCCTGCATAGAGCAGTGAAATAATGTTGGTTGCCGCGGAGAAGACGCCTTTATAGTAGAGCAGTTGGATGCTGAGGGAGGTTTCAAGTTCGTTTTTGGCGTACTGCAGAAAGCTTATGGGGGCATCGCTGGGCAGGGGGTAGCTGAGTTTGAGGGTGGGTGCTCGTAAGCCTTTTTTGACTGCTTGCAGGTCGGGGTTGCCGACGCCGCGGATTTTGAGGTTGTTGGGGTTGACGGCGGGCTCTAAGCTTTCGGCTTGGACACTCAGCATCAACGGGGAAGTGGGGGTTTGCCCAAAAGCCGTTTCAGTCACGTAGTAGAGGCGGCTTTCGTGGGCACTGTAGGTTTCTGGCACTTCAATTTACGCTCCTATGTTCTCAAAGAACCATGATTTCACGGTGAATTCTGTGCGGAAAATTGTGGGCGTCACGTCTACGCGGTCAACGTCGCGGTAACTCACAAGGTCACAGTACGTTATGCCCTTGACCGTTACGGTGCATGCGGCGTAGTCGCAGGTTAAAACCGCAGGGGTTTGCCCGTCACTGGCGTTGGTGGTTTGGGCAAGGCACCACACGTAGCCATCTTCGTCGATGTAGCGGGGCAAATCCTGCAGCAAAGTCACGGTTACGGTCTGGTCTGAACCTGAAACACCTGACTGCGCCTGCGTCCAAGCCGCGGACTCGTGATTCCACGCTTTCACGGTAACGCCGTTTCCGCTTGGCACCGTTCCGTAGCCCTCAAACAACAAACCAACGCGGGTTGCGGCTTCCTTGCGGTTCTCCAGTTTAAACCCAAAAAGCAGGGCTGCCACTTTGCCCTCTTCACTGCAGCTGACTTGGCATCGGCCATCGTCGCTGCGCCAGAGCTGGACAATTTGCTCATTAGTCAGTTCGGTCCAACCCGCATCCTGAGGCGCGGCTTCGGCGGTGCCCCAAAACGCCCTGTGGGTCTGAGACGCGGCGCCCAATGCGTAGAAGTCGTATTGGGTTTGGTTGGGGGTGGCGCGGGTTTGTCGGATGACGCGGCTGATTTCTTCGGTGAGTTTGTTTCGCAGGGTTTTGGCGGATTCATTGGAGGTGGGCTGCTCGGTGACCCAGATGTTGACTCGCAGGGTGGAGGTGCGTCGGCGGGTTTTGCCGCTTAGCTCCAGCTTCTGGTCGGAGGTTTCCGCCAAGCCAACGGTGACTTGGGCGTCGTAGCCTTTGAAGGCGTCCGCGTTTTGCCACTCCCCCGCCACGCCGATGTTGGCGAAGGCACCGTTGTCTTTGACCACCCGTAGGTTTGCTTTCAGCAGCCGAATCAAGGTGAGGGCGGGGTTTTCGGTTTCGCTCACTGCCCAAGCAGCCTCCGGAGGGTGACTTTTTGGAAAGCTGTTTCGCCGCGGAACCCAAACGCCTCCACGGTGACCGCTTCGTAGTCGGCGCCTCGGCAGCGTAGCTTGTCGCGTCTCCTGACAGGCGCAAACACGTGCAGGGTTAGGTAGTCGGTTGTGAGGTATCCGGGCTCCAGCAGGGTCTCCTCCGCCTTGGTGGGCAGCACGATGGCTTTTAGGTCGGTGCCGTCGCCGCACTGGGTTACCTCGCCCAACGCCACCAGAGGATAGAGGGTGACGGCTTCGCCTTTGCTGTTAAGCACCTGCACAAACCGCGTCAACGGCGCCTCATACCCCACCAACAGCTTGCCCAGCCAGCAAACCGTCGCCATCGCCTGCACATCCGCCACCGCCACGTAGTCCGCGTACTTAACGCCCCAATACATGAAGGCGTCAGCGTGGGCTTGGATGATTTGGGTGCTGAACTGGTAGGCGGGTTTGTCGTGGTCCCGTCTTGGGGTGGCGAGGATGCCTGCGGTTACGGCGTCGTAGTAGTCACATGCTGGAGTTTTGGCGTGGACGTTGAGGTAGCCGCCCCAGCAGACTGCGGGGTTGTAGGCGGGGTAGGTGGGGGAGGCGCCGATGCCGTTAAGAAACGCATACGTCTTCTCCACTGTGACGCTC is a window encoding:
- a CDS encoding TOBE domain-containing protein, which encodes MLNHKHKPLCKVWIECDGKPVIGKGGAEILQGITTEKSLTKAAEKVGMSYRYVWNYIQKIEKAVGEPIVQTHKGGKTGGGGAELTALGKNLLDEYKQLEGYLNQMLSNADDGVEVKNLKISARNSLKGKVLSVEKGVITAKVKVEIAVPSTITSVITKESVEELDIKEGDEVTVIIKSTEVMIGK
- a CDS encoding DNA-directed RNA polymerase subunit H, which encodes MKSFPVFDIFEHALVPRHEILPKKERERLLEHLKVKPYQMPQITSTDPAVKAIGAKPGDVLKIIRKSSTAGEHIAYRYVVE
- a CDS encoding HK97-gp10 family putative phage morphogenesis protein, with product MSVNIQISVQGAKEFSQALSRFDQETLTQLQSKLAAWAESVKAEAVRLVPVRTGRLKTSIYARTQEWQAQVGATAPYAAAIELGSSSRRARPFLQPALQKRLPELERTLRQAIESAKTGAGL
- a CDS encoding phage tail tube protein, translated to MPETYSAHESRLYYVTETAFGQTPTSPLMLSVQAESLEPAVNPNNLKIRGVGNPDLQAVKKGLRAPTLKLSYPLPSDAPISFLQYAKNELETSLSIQLLYYKGVFSAATNIISLLYAGCKFQKLQVACSVEDVVKADAELLAQNLTLGTSKIADANYTDYSGAVPFYESYIKKDAATVDRVTDWKFSIENNLKQVPVIRASNGHLLKYLPHRHRNLTGEVTFEFESKEEFDGIIDDAEFSLEFGLGGANKATFSGCKWENASAPVRIEELVSLKAAFVAKTFTLT